A window of Cellulomonas fimi contains these coding sequences:
- a CDS encoding SLC13 family permease, producing the protein MSDAAVSLLVLVGVVGLFVWNRLSVGVVAILAALTLWATGLVDASQAVAGFGDPVVVFIATLFVLSEGLESSGVTAWAGQLLVNRAGTRRGPLLVAVMLLSAVMAAVVTPNGAAAALLPVVVLAARRSRQAPAAMLMPLAFAASAGALLVLSGSTVNVIVSDALADATGERFGFFEFALVGAPLVAVTVAVAVTLGPRLLPERQPDVVPADFSDHLGTLVEHYRLERGFFRARVRASSDLVGAALADVRAPDDVVVLGVQHPDGGPGGVAEAIAAGDVLVVSGPSDAVAPLVADHDLDVVATPLTRHTREALLGREVGVAELVVPPRSALVGRPVFPGLRYADVTVLSVRRLGRPRGARTTELAEGDMLLVHGTWPAVEALSGSADVLVVDDPDLVRRAVPLGATAWRAVAVLVLTVALLASGLVPPAIAGLVGAVGMVLLRVVRPAQAYRAVSWQTVVLVGGLIPLSTAISTSGAADLVAGYLVDLVAGGDARLLLAALFVLTLVLGQVVSNTATVLIVVPIAVAAAQESGVALAPVLMLVAVAGAASFLTPIATPANMIVMNPAGYRFGDYWKLGLATTATWFVVAVGLIPLVWPTG; encoded by the coding sequence GTGTCGGACGCGGCGGTGAGCCTGCTCGTGCTCGTGGGCGTCGTCGGCCTGTTCGTGTGGAACCGGCTGTCCGTCGGCGTCGTCGCGATCCTCGCCGCGCTCACGCTCTGGGCGACGGGCCTCGTCGACGCGTCGCAGGCGGTCGCGGGGTTCGGCGACCCGGTCGTCGTCTTCATCGCGACCCTGTTCGTGCTGAGCGAGGGCCTGGAGTCGTCGGGCGTGACGGCCTGGGCGGGACAGCTCCTCGTCAACCGGGCCGGGACGCGGCGCGGCCCGCTGCTCGTCGCGGTCATGCTCCTGTCCGCGGTCATGGCCGCGGTCGTCACGCCGAACGGCGCCGCCGCCGCGCTGCTGCCCGTCGTCGTCCTCGCCGCCCGCAGGTCCCGGCAGGCGCCCGCGGCGATGCTCATGCCGCTCGCCTTCGCCGCGAGCGCGGGCGCGCTCCTCGTGCTGTCGGGCAGCACGGTCAACGTCATCGTGTCCGACGCCCTGGCCGACGCGACCGGCGAGCGGTTCGGCTTCTTCGAGTTCGCGCTCGTGGGCGCGCCGCTCGTCGCCGTGACCGTCGCGGTCGCCGTGACGCTCGGCCCGCGGCTGCTCCCCGAGCGGCAGCCCGACGTCGTGCCCGCGGACTTCTCCGACCACCTCGGCACCCTCGTCGAGCACTACCGGCTCGAGCGGGGTTTCTTCCGGGCGCGCGTGCGGGCGTCGTCGGACCTCGTCGGGGCCGCGCTCGCCGACGTGCGCGCACCCGACGACGTCGTCGTGCTCGGCGTGCAGCACCCCGACGGCGGTCCGGGCGGCGTGGCGGAGGCGATCGCCGCGGGTGACGTGCTCGTGGTCAGCGGCCCCAGCGACGCGGTCGCGCCGCTCGTCGCCGACCACGACCTCGACGTCGTCGCGACGCCCCTCACGCGGCACACGCGCGAGGCGCTGCTGGGCCGGGAGGTCGGCGTCGCGGAGCTCGTCGTCCCCCCGCGGTCGGCGCTCGTGGGGCGGCCCGTCTTCCCCGGGCTGCGGTACGCCGACGTCACGGTGCTGTCCGTCCGGCGGCTCGGCCGGCCGCGTGGCGCGCGCACCACCGAGCTCGCCGAGGGCGACATGCTGCTCGTGCACGGGACATGGCCCGCGGTCGAGGCGCTGTCCGGCTCGGCCGACGTGCTGGTCGTCGACGACCCCGACCTCGTGCGCCGGGCCGTGCCGCTCGGCGCGACCGCGTGGCGGGCCGTCGCCGTCCTCGTCCTGACCGTCGCGCTCCTGGCCTCCGGCCTGGTGCCGCCCGCGATCGCCGGGCTCGTCGGCGCCGTCGGGATGGTGCTGCTGCGCGTGGTGCGGCCCGCGCAGGCGTACCGGGCGGTGTCGTGGCAGACGGTCGTGCTCGTCGGGGGGCTCATCCCGCTGTCCACGGCGATCAGCACGAGCGGCGCCGCGGACCTCGTCGCGGGGTACCTGGTCGACCTCGTCGCCGGCGGGGACGCGCGCCTGCTGCTCGCCGCGCTGTTCGTCCTCACGCTCGTGCTCGGGCAGGTCGTGAGCAACACCGCGACCGTCCTCATCGTCGTGCCGATCGCCGTCGCCGCCGCGCAGGAGTCCGGGGTCGCGCTCGCGCCCGTGCTCATGCTCGTCGCCGTCGCCGGGGCGGCGTCGTTCCTCACGCCGATCGCGACACCCGCCAACATGATCGTGATGAACCCCGCGGGGTACCGGTTCGGCGACTACTGGAAGCTCGGGCTCGCGACGACGGCGACCTGGTTCGTCGTCGCCGTCGGGCTGATCCCGCTCGTCTGGCCGACCGGCTGA
- a CDS encoding leucyl aminopeptidase, whose amino-acid sequence MTFDPVPSLPLVRALRVEVVPPDAPARTVGVGVTSDGDLPAGIGLDRDALAAWGFRATPGATLALPRAGDDTSLVLVGLGPAAEVGPAVLRDAAAAFARADGRAAHLVTDLATAPTGGTPDVAAAAQAVVEGVVLGRYRYDPLRSEADTVPVERLDLRVPQDAADAARTGAARGLVLARAAALSRDLANTPAGHLTAPDVADVARRLATDAGLDVTVHDKESLLALGCGGLLGVNAGSAVEPRMVVLHYVPDGDAEPGHLGFVGKGITYDSGGISLKPSNAMHAAMKMDMTGAGAVLAAMTVLRELHVPVRVSAYLALTDNMPSATATKLGDVLVTRAGRTIEVVNTDAEGRLVMSDAITLAQEDGVDAIVDIATLTGACLAALGPLTAGLLGNDDRVQGLVEDAADATDERVWRLPLDRRYRSWMDSEVADIKNLGGEFAGAITAALFLAEWVGDTPWAHLDIAGPMRSDKDDAWRTKGATGFGARLLAEVASAYRAPA is encoded by the coding sequence ATGACGTTCGACCCGGTTCCGTCCCTCCCGCTCGTGCGCGCGCTGCGCGTCGAGGTGGTGCCGCCCGACGCACCCGCCCGCACGGTCGGCGTCGGTGTCACGAGCGACGGCGACCTGCCCGCCGGCATCGGCCTCGACCGCGACGCACTCGCAGCGTGGGGCTTCCGTGCGACCCCCGGGGCGACGCTCGCGCTCCCGCGGGCCGGTGACGACACGTCGCTCGTGCTCGTCGGCCTCGGACCCGCCGCGGAGGTCGGCCCGGCGGTCCTGCGGGACGCCGCGGCGGCGTTCGCACGCGCCGACGGTCGAGCCGCGCACCTGGTCACGGACCTCGCGACCGCGCCGACGGGCGGGACGCCGGACGTCGCGGCCGCCGCCCAGGCCGTCGTCGAGGGCGTGGTCCTCGGCCGCTACCGCTACGACCCGCTGCGCTCCGAGGCGGACACCGTCCCCGTCGAGCGACTGGACCTGCGGGTCCCGCAGGACGCCGCGGACGCCGCCCGCACGGGGGCCGCGCGCGGGCTGGTCCTCGCGCGCGCCGCGGCGCTGTCCCGCGACCTCGCCAACACCCCGGCCGGGCACCTGACGGCCCCGGACGTCGCCGACGTCGCGCGGCGGCTCGCGACCGACGCGGGGCTCGACGTCACGGTGCACGACAAGGAGTCGCTGCTCGCGCTCGGGTGCGGCGGGCTGCTCGGGGTCAACGCCGGGTCCGCGGTCGAGCCCCGGATGGTCGTCCTGCACTACGTGCCCGACGGGGACGCCGAGCCCGGCCACCTCGGGTTCGTCGGGAAGGGCATCACGTACGACTCGGGCGGCATCAGCCTCAAGCCGTCGAACGCGATGCACGCGGCGATGAAGATGGACATGACCGGCGCAGGCGCGGTGCTCGCCGCGATGACGGTGCTCCGCGAGCTCCACGTGCCCGTGCGCGTCTCCGCCTACCTCGCCCTGACGGACAACATGCCGTCCGCGACGGCGACGAAGCTCGGGGACGTGCTCGTCACGCGCGCCGGGCGGACGATCGAGGTCGTCAACACCGACGCCGAGGGCCGCCTCGTCATGTCGGACGCGATCACGCTCGCGCAGGAGGACGGCGTCGACGCGATCGTCGACATCGCGACCCTGACGGGCGCGTGCCTGGCCGCGCTCGGGCCGCTCACCGCCGGACTGCTCGGCAACGACGACCGCGTGCAAGGGCTCGTCGAGGACGCCGCGGACGCGACCGACGAACGGGTCTGGCGGCTGCCCCTCGACCGCCGGTACCGGTCGTGGATGGACTCCGAGGTCGCCGACATCAAGAACCTCGGCGGCGAGTTCGCCGGAGCCATCACGGCCGCGCTCTTCCTGGCGGAGTGGGTCGGCGACACCCCCTGGGCGCACCTCGACATCGCCGGGCCCATGCGCTCGGATAAGGACGACGCGTGGCGGACCAAGGGCGCCACCGGGTTCGGCGCGCGGCTGCTCGCCGAGGTCGCGTCGGCGTACCGCGCACCGGCATGA
- a CDS encoding cation transporter: MTDPPRAGAQAADERRALVVSVAASAVAGGGAVVWGVVADSGVLVFDGVFLLAGILLSGVSLAAARAAASPPTVEYPFGRHAVTPLAVALQGAALLGTVAYAAADAVTTLLAGGSDASPATMLLYGVTSAAVSLGVVAWLRRTRGSDLVDAEVAQWRAGAVLSAVVGVGGAAALGLDALGATAATRYADPVLLLVACAVIVPVPVGLVRAAARELLEAAPSGPVAAALAAAVADVRDRFGLPEPVVRATKLGRRLYVEVDFVVEPGTWDVDAEDRVRRAVVDALRSLDGDVWATVEVTADPELAA; encoded by the coding sequence ATGACGGACCCGCCGCGCGCCGGTGCGCAGGCGGCCGACGAGCGGCGGGCGCTGGTCGTGTCCGTCGCCGCGTCGGCCGTCGCCGGTGGCGGCGCGGTCGTCTGGGGCGTCGTCGCGGACTCGGGCGTGCTCGTGTTCGACGGCGTGTTCCTGCTCGCGGGCATCCTGCTCTCGGGCGTCTCGCTCGCCGCCGCCCGGGCCGCCGCCTCGCCGCCGACCGTCGAGTACCCGTTCGGGAGGCACGCCGTCACGCCGCTCGCCGTCGCGCTGCAGGGCGCCGCCCTGCTCGGCACGGTCGCGTACGCGGCGGCGGACGCCGTGACGACCCTGCTGGCCGGCGGCTCCGACGCGAGCCCCGCGACGATGCTGCTCTACGGCGTCACCAGCGCCGCCGTGTCGCTCGGCGTCGTCGCGTGGCTGCGGCGGACGCGCGGCTCGGACCTGGTCGACGCGGAGGTCGCGCAGTGGCGGGCCGGCGCCGTGCTGAGCGCGGTCGTCGGCGTCGGCGGTGCGGCCGCGCTCGGGCTCGACGCGCTCGGCGCGACGGCCGCGACGCGGTACGCCGACCCGGTGCTGCTGCTGGTGGCGTGCGCGGTGATCGTCCCGGTGCCGGTCGGGCTCGTGCGTGCGGCGGCGCGCGAGCTGCTGGAGGCGGCGCCGTCCGGGCCCGTCGCCGCGGCGCTCGCGGCTGCCGTCGCCGACGTGCGGGACCGGTTCGGGCTGCCCGAGCCCGTCGTGCGCGCGACGAAGCTCGGCCGCCGGCTGTACGTCGAGGTCGACTTCGTCGTCGAGCCGGGCACCTGGGACGTCGACGCGGAGGACCGGGTCCGGCGCGCGGTCGTCGACGCGCTCCGGTCGCTCGACGGCGACGTCTGGGCGACGGTCGAGGTCACCGCCGACCCGGAGCTGGCTGCCTGA
- a CDS encoding AbgT family transporter, protein MSEVVQEPVAQRGALQKVLDAVERAGNKVPHPVIIFLALIALIMVLSAVFQAAGSSVTFEQAQLGSDEVQTVTVSAQSLLDADGIRFVFTSAVANFNGFGVVGVIVVAMIGVGLAEEVGLIGAFIKRLVKVTPPRFVTFSIVLLGVISSIATDAGYLVLIPLAAAVFASLGRHPLAGLAAAFAGVGGGFGVNLLITPVDGMLTEITNEAIADPAQHVSITGNLFFGIVSTFLVAVVATVLTEKFVEPRLGTYRREDEAPAADDPEVGPAPAAASGELSADERNGLRWAFWGFVGVLVLVLALSLPPGAPLRNPETGSLVEDSPLLNSIIFLILLFFFVMGLCYGKGAGTVRNSMDVINPMTKTIANLSGLIFLLLVISQFIAYFNYSNLGTIAAVGMADSLEAANLSTVWLILGLIAMTAVIDIFIGGVVPKWAIFAPVFVPLFIQLGVSPDLAMAAYRVGDSPINVATPLMPYFALIVIFAERYRRKVGVGSVISLMLPYTVALLVTWSALLVVWYLVGIPLGPGASIYLE, encoded by the coding sequence GTGAGCGAGGTCGTCCAGGAGCCCGTGGCGCAGCGGGGGGCGCTGCAGAAGGTGCTCGACGCGGTCGAGCGGGCGGGCAACAAGGTCCCGCACCCCGTCATCATCTTCCTCGCGCTGATCGCGCTGATCATGGTGCTGTCGGCCGTGTTCCAGGCTGCGGGCAGCAGCGTGACGTTCGAGCAGGCGCAGCTCGGGTCCGACGAGGTGCAGACCGTCACGGTCAGCGCGCAGAGCCTGCTCGACGCGGACGGCATCCGGTTCGTGTTCACGTCGGCCGTCGCCAACTTCAACGGCTTCGGCGTCGTGGGCGTGATCGTCGTCGCGATGATCGGTGTCGGGCTCGCGGAGGAGGTCGGCCTGATCGGGGCGTTCATCAAGCGCCTCGTGAAGGTCACGCCGCCGCGGTTCGTGACGTTCTCGATCGTGCTGCTCGGCGTCATCTCGTCGATCGCGACCGACGCCGGCTACCTCGTCCTCATCCCGCTCGCCGCCGCGGTGTTCGCGTCGCTCGGCCGGCACCCGCTCGCGGGGCTCGCCGCGGCGTTCGCGGGCGTCGGCGGCGGTTTCGGCGTGAACCTCCTGATCACGCCCGTCGACGGGATGCTCACCGAGATCACCAACGAGGCGATCGCCGACCCCGCGCAGCACGTGTCCATCACCGGGAACCTGTTCTTCGGGATCGTCTCGACGTTCCTCGTCGCCGTCGTCGCGACGGTCCTGACGGAGAAGTTCGTCGAGCCGCGCCTCGGGACCTACCGGCGGGAGGACGAGGCGCCCGCGGCGGACGACCCCGAGGTGGGCCCCGCGCCGGCGGCCGCGAGCGGCGAGCTGTCCGCCGACGAGCGCAACGGCCTGCGCTGGGCGTTCTGGGGGTTCGTCGGCGTCCTCGTGCTGGTCCTGGCCCTGTCACTGCCGCCGGGCGCGCCGCTGCGCAACCCCGAGACGGGCAGCCTCGTCGAGGACTCCCCGCTGCTCAACAGCATCATCTTCCTCATCCTGCTGTTCTTCTTCGTCATGGGGCTCTGCTACGGCAAGGGCGCCGGCACCGTGCGGAACAGCATGGACGTCATCAACCCGATGACGAAGACGATCGCGAACCTGTCCGGCCTGATCTTCCTGCTGCTCGTCATCAGCCAGTTCATCGCGTACTTCAACTACTCCAACCTCGGCACGATCGCCGCGGTCGGCATGGCGGACTCGCTCGAGGCCGCGAACCTCTCGACCGTGTGGCTGATCCTCGGGCTCATCGCGATGACCGCGGTGATCGACATCTTCATCGGCGGCGTCGTGCCGAAGTGGGCGATCTTCGCGCCCGTGTTCGTGCCGCTGTTCATCCAGCTCGGCGTCTCGCCGGACCTCGCGATGGCCGCGTACCGCGTCGGCGACTCGCCGATCAACGTCGCGACGCCGCTCATGCCGTACTTCGCGCTCATCGTGATCTTCGCCGAGCGGTACCGGCGCAAGGTCGGCGTCGGCTCGGTCATCTCCCTGATGCTCCCGTACACCGTGGCGCTGCTGGTGACGTGGAGCGCGCTCCTCGTCGTCTGGTACCTGGTGGGCATCCCCCTCGGCCCCGGCGCCTCGATCTACCTGGAGTGA
- a CDS encoding HAD family hydrolase: MTAPEPTEESAPSPHRPAFRGVLLDWRGTLVVAPTYSWLVGTALDRLGRPASPTDAERVLAALRGTDSTPVESSTIDTDAAGHRAAYEDWFRAAGLDDDLAAALYAAESDVAANSFAHDVGDLLATLAGAGVRIGVVSDIHVDLRPVFAAHRLPDGRTWADVVDAWALSFELGVAKPDPAIFRAALDGLALPASDVLMVGDRGGWDGGAVDVGMTTLLVPPLVDPEERRLHRVLDLVLPGRRASAASP, from the coding sequence GTGACTGCGCCCGAGCCGACCGAGGAGTCGGCGCCCTCGCCGCACAGGCCCGCGTTCCGCGGGGTGCTGCTCGACTGGCGCGGCACGCTCGTCGTCGCGCCCACCTACTCGTGGCTCGTCGGGACGGCGCTCGACCGGCTCGGCCGCCCGGCGAGCCCGACGGACGCCGAGCGCGTGCTCGCCGCCCTGCGCGGCACGGACAGCACGCCCGTCGAGTCGTCGACGATCGACACGGACGCCGCCGGGCACCGCGCCGCGTACGAGGACTGGTTCCGGGCGGCCGGGCTCGACGACGACCTGGCGGCGGCGCTGTACGCGGCCGAGTCGGACGTCGCGGCCAACTCGTTCGCGCACGACGTCGGCGACCTGCTCGCGACGCTGGCCGGGGCGGGTGTCCGGATCGGCGTCGTGTCCGACATCCACGTCGACCTGCGCCCTGTCTTCGCAGCGCACCGCCTGCCTGACGGGCGCACGTGGGCGGACGTGGTCGACGCGTGGGCGCTGTCGTTCGAGCTCGGCGTCGCGAAGCCGGACCCGGCGATCTTCCGGGCGGCGCTCGACGGGCTGGCACTCCCTGCGTCGGACGTCCTCATGGTCGGCGACCGGGGCGGGTGGGACGGCGGGGCAGTGGACGTCGGGATGACGACGCTGCTCGTGCCGCCTCTCGTGGACCCTGAGGAGCGGCGGCTGCACCGGGTGCTGGACCTCGTGCTCCCGGGTCGTCGGGCCTCCGCCGCGTCGCCCTGA
- a CDS encoding heme biosynthesis protein HemY: MPDETAPQRYAALPEPVRLADTTPSQPASAAPDPTMGRDPETEFMLRYL, translated from the coding sequence ATGCCGGACGAGACCGCACCGCAGCGCTACGCCGCTCTTCCGGAGCCCGTACGCCTGGCGGACACCACCCCGTCCCAGCCGGCCTCGGCGGCCCCGGACCCCACGATGGGCCGGGACCCCGAGACCGAGTTCATGCTCCGGTACCTGTGA
- a CDS encoding methyltransferase domain-containing protein: MWDPQQYARFASHRGRPFADLLARVGAERPRLVVDLGCGDGPLTLSLTQRWPGARVVGLDSSPQMLDAARALDPDGRVEWVEVRAEDWDPASLGQPVDVLVTNAALQWVPGHLDLLPRWVDALAGDGWFAMQVPSNFDAPSHALMREVAARHARADDLLPVLQRAAAVAAPVDYLDALATLRLDADVWQTTYEHVLDPRGEQPSPVLEWVRGTGLRPVLDVLTDDAERAAFLDQYTAALDVAYPRRPWGVVLGFTRTFAVGHRPPRA; this comes from the coding sequence ATGTGGGACCCGCAGCAGTACGCCCGGTTCGCCTCGCACCGGGGGCGCCCGTTCGCCGACCTCCTCGCGCGCGTCGGGGCAGAGCGGCCGCGGCTCGTCGTCGACCTCGGGTGCGGTGACGGACCGCTCACGCTGAGCCTGACGCAGCGCTGGCCCGGGGCACGCGTGGTCGGGCTCGACTCCTCGCCGCAGATGCTCGACGCCGCCCGCGCACTCGACCCGGATGGCCGCGTCGAGTGGGTCGAGGTCCGGGCCGAGGACTGGGACCCGGCGTCGCTCGGGCAGCCCGTCGACGTGCTCGTCACGAACGCCGCGCTGCAGTGGGTCCCCGGGCACCTCGACCTGCTGCCCCGCTGGGTCGACGCGCTCGCCGGCGACGGGTGGTTCGCGATGCAGGTGCCGTCGAACTTCGATGCACCGTCGCACGCGCTCATGCGGGAGGTCGCCGCCCGGCACGCGCGCGCGGACGACCTGCTCCCCGTCCTGCAGCGAGCCGCTGCGGTGGCCGCGCCCGTCGACTACCTCGACGCCCTGGCGACGCTCCGGCTCGACGCGGACGTCTGGCAGACGACGTACGAGCACGTGCTGGACCCGCGCGGCGAGCAGCCGTCGCCGGTGCTCGAGTGGGTGCGCGGCACCGGGCTGCGGCCTGTGCTCGACGTGCTGACCGACGACGCCGAACGCGCCGCGTTCCTCGACCAGTACACCGCGGCGCTCGACGTCGCGTACCCGCGGCGGCCGTGGGGCGTGGTCCTCGGCTTCACGCGCACGTTCGCCGTCGGACACCGGCCGCCGCGGGCGTGA
- a CDS encoding aldo/keto reductase, whose translation MHTRSLGRDLRVSAVGLGAMGMSMSYGPNPGDREAMIGVLRGAVDLGVTFVDTAEVYGPYVNEELVGEALAPVRDQVVIATKFGWHIEDGAMAGLDSRPEQIRRVADASLRRLRTDVIDLFYQHRVDPDVPIEDVAGTVGELVAEGKVRAFGLSEAGAATIRRAHAVHPVAAVQSEYSLWTRDPEPEVLPTCAELGIGFVPFSPLGKGFLTGTVDASTTFADDDIRRRVPRFTEENRTANQALVDHVRALADSKGATPGQVALAWLLAQQPWVVPIPGTRRIERVAENAGATALALSADEIADLDGLAARVGVAGNRYNDAGMSMVNR comes from the coding sequence ATGCACACCCGCTCGCTCGGACGCGACCTGCGCGTCTCCGCCGTCGGCCTCGGCGCCATGGGCATGTCGATGAGCTACGGCCCCAACCCCGGCGACCGGGAGGCGATGATCGGCGTCCTGCGCGGCGCCGTCGACCTCGGCGTCACGTTCGTCGACACCGCCGAGGTGTACGGCCCCTACGTCAACGAGGAGCTCGTCGGCGAGGCGCTCGCGCCGGTCCGCGACCAGGTCGTGATCGCGACGAAGTTCGGCTGGCACATCGAGGACGGCGCGATGGCCGGGCTCGACTCGCGCCCCGAGCAGATCCGCCGCGTCGCCGACGCGTCGCTCCGGCGCCTGCGCACCGACGTGATCGACCTCTTCTACCAGCACCGCGTCGACCCGGACGTGCCGATCGAGGACGTCGCCGGCACGGTCGGCGAGCTCGTCGCGGAGGGCAAGGTGCGCGCGTTCGGGCTCTCGGAGGCCGGGGCGGCCACGATCCGCCGCGCGCACGCCGTGCACCCCGTCGCCGCCGTGCAGAGCGAGTACTCGCTGTGGACCCGCGACCCCGAGCCCGAGGTGCTGCCGACGTGCGCCGAGCTCGGCATCGGGTTCGTGCCGTTCAGCCCGCTCGGCAAGGGGTTCCTCACGGGCACCGTCGACGCGTCCACGACGTTCGCCGACGACGACATCCGACGGCGGGTCCCGCGCTTCACCGAGGAGAACCGCACGGCGAACCAGGCGCTCGTCGACCACGTGCGTGCGCTCGCCGACTCGAAGGGCGCGACGCCAGGGCAGGTCGCGCTCGCGTGGCTGCTCGCGCAGCAGCCGTGGGTCGTGCCGATCCCGGGGACGCGGCGCATCGAGCGCGTCGCGGAGAACGCCGGCGCGACGGCCCTCGCGCTGTCCGCCGACGAGATCGCGGACCTCGACGGCCTCGCGGCGCGCGTCGGTGTCGCGGGGAACCGCTACAACGACGCCGGCATGTCGATGGTCAACCGCTGA
- a CDS encoding helix-turn-helix transcriptional regulator, giving the protein MDNRDEIRDFLASRRARITPQEAGLTAFGSNRRVPGLRREEVAMLAGVSADYYVRLERGNLAGVSEQVLASLADALRLDEAERLHLHDLARAAGTRPGRARRRPPLVVPESVRLLLDALTGAPAVVRNDHLDLLAWNPLGRALYDPLFTGPSHDDRRPPNHARFAFLDPAARDFWVDWERAAHDTVGILRGVAGRDPHDRHVQDLVGELSTRREEFRALWARHDVHLHRGGTKRIHHPVVGDLELLYDTLAIAQAPGLTLLVYTAAPGTPTADAVRLLASWAATPTASGATSPASSHPR; this is encoded by the coding sequence ATGGACAACCGCGACGAGATCCGCGACTTCCTCGCGTCGCGCCGGGCGAGGATCACCCCGCAGGAGGCGGGGCTGACGGCGTTCGGGTCGAACCGTCGCGTCCCCGGGCTGCGCCGCGAGGAGGTCGCGATGCTCGCCGGGGTGTCCGCCGACTACTACGTGCGGCTGGAGCGCGGGAACCTCGCCGGGGTGTCCGAGCAGGTCCTCGCGTCGCTCGCCGACGCGCTCCGGCTCGACGAGGCCGAGCGGCTGCACCTGCACGACCTGGCGCGCGCGGCGGGCACCCGGCCCGGGCGCGCACGTCGCCGCCCGCCGCTCGTCGTGCCCGAGAGCGTGCGCCTGCTGCTCGACGCCCTGACCGGCGCGCCGGCCGTCGTCCGCAACGACCACCTCGACCTGCTCGCGTGGAACCCGCTGGGCCGCGCGCTGTACGACCCCCTGTTCACGGGACCGTCGCACGACGACCGCCGCCCGCCGAACCACGCGCGCTTCGCGTTCCTCGACCCCGCCGCGCGCGACTTCTGGGTCGACTGGGAGCGCGCCGCGCACGACACCGTGGGCATCCTGCGGGGCGTCGCCGGCCGTGACCCGCACGACCGGCACGTGCAGGACCTCGTCGGTGAGCTGTCGACCCGCAGGGAGGAGTTCCGCGCGCTGTGGGCCCGGCACGACGTGCACCTGCACCGCGGCGGCACGAAGCGCATCCACCACCCCGTCGTCGGGGACCTCGAGCTCCTGTACGACACGCTCGCGATCGCGCAGGCACCCGGCCTGACGCTGCTCGTCTACACCGCCGCACCCGGCACCCCGACGGCCGACGCCGTGCGTCTGCTCGCGAGCTGGGCCGCGACCCCGACCGCGTCGGGCGCGACGTCGCCCGCGTCGTCGCACCCGCGCTGA
- a CDS encoding DUF2255 family protein, translating to MSSWTADELAVVDATDELRVASYRPDGTLRPGVTIWVVRAGDDVYIRSAYGPSNGWFRRAQASGTGRVQVGGIEKEVAFATPAPDVHPALDAAYHAKYDRYGARIVGTVVGPSVVDVTLRLDPR from the coding sequence ATGAGCAGCTGGACCGCCGACGAGCTGGCCGTGGTCGACGCGACCGACGAGCTGCGGGTCGCGTCGTACCGGCCCGACGGGACCCTGCGGCCGGGCGTGACGATCTGGGTCGTGCGCGCCGGCGACGACGTCTACATCCGCTCCGCGTACGGGCCGTCGAACGGCTGGTTCCGCCGCGCGCAAGCGTCCGGGACGGGCCGTGTGCAGGTCGGCGGGATCGAGAAGGAGGTCGCGTTCGCGACGCCCGCACCCGACGTGCACCCCGCCCTCGACGCCGCGTACCACGCGAAGTACGACCGGTACGGCGCGCGGATCGTCGGCACGGTCGTCGGCCCGTCCGTCGTCGACGTGACGCTCCGCCTCGACCCTCGGTGA
- a CDS encoding pyridoxamine 5'-phosphate oxidase family protein → MLRLTDAQLAFVTERHLATLTTLRPDGTPHVVPVGFTWDAVAGVTRTTTGPSSVKAANVRLAGESGRARAALCQVDGRRWLTLEGEMTVVEDPAEVADAVRRYAERYRPPRPGVERVVLRLAVDRVMSSRDLH, encoded by the coding sequence GTGCTCCGCCTCACCGACGCCCAGCTCGCGTTCGTCACCGAACGCCACCTCGCGACGCTGACGACGCTGCGGCCCGACGGGACGCCCCACGTCGTGCCCGTGGGCTTCACGTGGGACGCGGTCGCCGGGGTCACCCGCACGACGACCGGCCCGAGCAGCGTCAAGGCGGCGAACGTCCGCCTCGCCGGCGAGAGCGGCCGCGCCCGGGCCGCGCTCTGCCAGGTCGACGGCCGACGCTGGCTCACGCTGGAGGGCGAGATGACCGTCGTCGAGGACCCGGCCGAGGTCGCCGACGCGGTCCGGCGGTACGCCGAGCGGTACCGGCCCCCGCGGCCGGGCGTCGAGCGCGTCGTCCTCCGGCTCGCCGTCGACCGCGTGATGTCGTCGCGCGACCTCCACTGA